Proteins encoded within one genomic window of Gloeobacter kilaueensis JS1:
- the purN gene encoding phosphoribosylglycinamide formyltransferase: protein MALRLGVLASGSGTNFQVLAEGAQTGELPVQIAVLIYNNPDAYVAQRAKALGIPAVLLDHRLYQSREALDEQIALTLEAHAVELVVMAGWMRRVTAVLIDRFADRILNVHPSLLPSFRGAKAIEQALDYGVKVTGCSVHIVRLEVDAGPIILQSPVEVREDDTPATLAERIHAQEYRILPEAVRLFAEGRIAIEGNRARLYL from the coding sequence ATGGCGCTGCGGCTGGGTGTACTCGCCTCCGGCAGCGGCACGAACTTTCAGGTGCTCGCTGAGGGGGCGCAGACGGGCGAGCTGCCTGTCCAGATCGCTGTCTTGATCTACAACAACCCCGACGCCTATGTGGCCCAGCGGGCAAAGGCTCTGGGCATTCCCGCCGTACTGCTCGATCATCGCCTCTACCAGAGTCGCGAGGCGCTCGACGAGCAGATCGCTCTGACCCTTGAAGCGCACGCCGTCGAACTCGTCGTGATGGCCGGTTGGATGCGCAGGGTAACCGCCGTGCTCATCGATCGCTTTGCCGATCGCATTCTCAACGTCCATCCGAGCTTGCTGCCGTCCTTTCGGGGGGCAAAGGCGATCGAGCAGGCTCTCGACTACGGCGTCAAAGTCACCGGCTGCAGCGTGCATATCGTCCGCCTCGAAGTCGATGCGGGACCAATCATTCTCCAGAGCCCGGTCGAAGTGCGCGAGGACGACACGCCGGCCACGCTGGCTGAGCGGATCCACGCCCAGGAGTACCGCATTCTGCCGGAGGCGGTGCGGCTTTTTGCCGAAGGGCGCATCGCCATCGAAGGCAACCGCGCCCGGCTTTACTTATAA
- the psb29 gene encoding photosystem II biogenesis protein Psp29 → MSSNRTVSDAKRAFFAAYPRPLNSIYRRVIDELLVEVHLLVANQDFRYDPLFAVGLLTTYQAFMEGYSPADQREAILRAFCTAVELNYDQLQADAAQWQSLAGELPAQDVLEVMAGKREATSDRLKAVSDVLAGIVHNSRFKYSRLFVLGLASILDQLGRAVPLSEKERLERLQQICAYLKLDYSRVKRDLDFFQSVLERIKRSKEVIDELVQSDRRKREERAVSQSG, encoded by the coding sequence GTGAGCAGCAACCGTACCGTTTCTGACGCCAAGCGCGCCTTTTTTGCCGCCTACCCGAGGCCGCTCAACTCTATCTACCGCCGGGTGATCGACGAGTTGCTGGTCGAAGTGCATCTTCTGGTCGCCAACCAGGACTTTCGCTACGATCCGCTGTTTGCCGTCGGTCTGCTCACCACCTACCAGGCTTTTATGGAAGGCTACAGCCCGGCTGACCAGCGCGAGGCGATCCTGCGGGCCTTCTGTACGGCTGTCGAACTCAATTACGACCAGTTGCAGGCCGATGCTGCCCAGTGGCAGAGCCTCGCCGGTGAATTGCCCGCTCAGGATGTCCTGGAGGTGATGGCGGGCAAGCGCGAAGCGACCAGCGATCGCCTGAAGGCAGTGAGCGATGTTCTTGCCGGCATCGTCCACAACAGCCGCTTCAAGTACAGCCGCCTGTTCGTTCTGGGCCTCGCCAGCATCCTCGATCAGTTGGGCCGGGCGGTGCCTCTCAGTGAAAAGGAACGCCTGGAGCGCCTGCAGCAGATCTGCGCTTACCTCAAACTCGACTACAGCCGCGTCAAGCGCGACCTCGACTTCTTCCAGTCGGTGCTTGAGCGGATCAAGCGCTCCAAAGAAGTGATCGACGAACTGGTCCAATCCGATCGGCGCAAGCGCGAGGAGCGGGCGGTCTCCCAGTCCGGTTGA
- a CDS encoding DUF1818 family protein, which translates to MNFWREAEGWIVAWESERTPYCTLVGGRDWSFELTLLETRQLLHTAEWLQRQWQASLRELMDEEALSCTAGNAALELEMSGTEHVWQLKLRLVGGRGAEGSWVSPDAAQVLAVLAELGGTGLLSFEGQETMNQDAQRVST; encoded by the coding sequence GTGAATTTCTGGCGCGAGGCGGAGGGCTGGATCGTCGCCTGGGAGAGCGAACGCACCCCGTACTGCACACTGGTTGGCGGCAGGGACTGGTCCTTTGAGCTGACGCTGCTTGAAACCCGGCAGCTGCTCCACACTGCTGAATGGCTGCAGCGGCAGTGGCAGGCGAGCTTGAGAGAATTGATGGACGAAGAGGCGCTCAGTTGTACAGCGGGCAACGCCGCTCTGGAGCTGGAGATGTCTGGAACAGAGCACGTCTGGCAGTTGAAGCTGCGCCTTGTCGGTGGGCGGGGAGCAGAGGGCAGCTGGGTGAGTCCGGATGCCGCCCAGGTACTGGCAGTGCTCGCAGAGCTGGGCGGGACGGGCTTGCTGTCTTTTGAGGGTCAGGAGACAATGAATCAGGATGCACAGAGAGTATCGACGTGA
- a CDS encoding gamma-glutamylcyclotransferase family protein, with amino-acid sequence MLFFWHAVDYLFVYGTLRRGEGNHPLLTGRTTFAGPASCHGFLYTVEDRYPVLRLDKSGPAVVGELYCPIDAARSQLFANLDRLEGVDEGLYQPEVLEQSSGSWLVYTAGPALVAYCQPENRIVGEDWCRYRIERSRLGQD; translated from the coding sequence ATGCTGTTTTTCTGGCACGCGGTCGATTATCTGTTTGTCTACGGCACGCTGCGCCGGGGAGAAGGCAACCACCCCCTGCTCACCGGCAGGACGACCTTCGCTGGTCCGGCCAGCTGTCACGGTTTTTTGTACACCGTCGAGGACCGCTACCCGGTCCTGCGCCTTGATAAGAGCGGTCCAGCAGTGGTAGGAGAGCTATATTGCCCGATAGATGCGGCGCGCTCCCAGCTATTTGCCAATCTCGACCGGCTCGAAGGGGTAGACGAAGGGTTGTACCAGCCGGAAGTGCTGGAGCAATCCTCAGGAAGCTGGCTGGTGTACACAGCCGGTCCTGCTCTGGTGGCTTACTGTCAGCCTGAGAACCGGATCGTCGGTGAGGACTGGTGCCGCTACCGGATTGAGCGCAGTAGGCTGGGGCAGGATTAA
- a CDS encoding phosphatidate cytidylyltransferase, with translation MRARILSASVLIPLALVAIYLGGWFFTAALAVLVVLGQLEFFEIVSRKGYQPTRWLSIVLSLGLLIMQYLYPPLANGAFVLAGGLVCVSLLVRRQPPATISDMATSLLGLFYTGYLPSFLIRLRELDHWGYYLLLTFACIWASDIGAFFFGRFFGKTPLTPISPKKTVEGALFGTAGSILVGLAGAFWLHWPLWPLTGVLFGLLVGLSGLLGDLTESLMKRDVGLKDSGNLIPGHGGILDRADSYILTAPVAFYFVSTIVLGTLLLP, from the coding sequence ATGAGAGCCCGCATCCTCAGCGCAAGTGTGCTCATCCCCCTGGCGTTGGTTGCCATCTACCTGGGAGGCTGGTTTTTTACGGCGGCGCTGGCGGTGCTGGTGGTGCTCGGGCAGCTCGAATTTTTTGAGATCGTCAGCCGCAAGGGCTACCAGCCGACCCGCTGGCTCAGCATCGTCCTGAGTCTAGGACTTTTGATCATGCAGTATCTGTATCCGCCACTGGCCAACGGCGCTTTTGTGCTGGCCGGCGGTCTGGTGTGCGTATCGCTGTTGGTGCGCAGGCAGCCACCGGCGACGATCTCAGATATGGCAACGAGCCTGCTCGGGCTTTTTTACACGGGTTACCTGCCCAGCTTTCTGATTCGGTTGCGCGAACTCGACCACTGGGGCTACTATCTGCTGCTCACCTTTGCCTGTATCTGGGCATCGGATATCGGCGCTTTCTTTTTTGGCCGCTTTTTTGGCAAGACGCCCCTCACCCCGATCAGCCCCAAAAAAACCGTCGAGGGAGCCCTCTTCGGCACCGCCGGTAGCATTCTCGTCGGTCTGGCCGGTGCCTTCTGGCTGCACTGGCCCCTCTGGCCCCTCACCGGTGTCCTCTTTGGCCTTCTGGTCGGCCTGAGCGGGCTGCTCGGGGATCTGACCGAATCGCTGATGAAGCGCGACGTTGGTCTCAAAGACTCAGGCAACCTCATCCCTGGCCACGGCGGCATCCTCGATCGCGCCGACAGCTATATCCTCACCGCTCCGGTCGCTTTTTACTTTGTCAGCACGATCGTGCTCGGGACACTCCTGTTGCCCTGA
- a CDS encoding RDD family protein — protein sequence MKVAVTPKLPAAYAGFWRRLLAFGLDLLVADLSVFALSYGLGWVEARLGVNPNRILLTGYLVGLLFPWLYWSLFESSSLQATPGKWLLRLVVTDISGGRLRFKQATQRNICKILSIVPAFAGFVAAAFTPRKQALHDLVTGCLVVRRQVPQGNRSVPSTIVLTK from the coding sequence ATGAAAGTCGCAGTCACCCCCAAGCTTCCCGCTGCTTACGCCGGTTTCTGGCGGCGGCTACTGGCCTTTGGCCTCGATCTGCTCGTAGCCGATCTATCGGTGTTTGCCCTCAGCTACGGCCTGGGCTGGGTCGAGGCGCGGCTCGGGGTCAACCCCAACCGTATTTTGCTGACCGGCTATCTGGTCGGGTTGCTCTTTCCCTGGTTGTACTGGTCGCTCTTTGAAAGCTCCTCCCTCCAGGCCACCCCCGGCAAATGGCTGCTGCGCCTTGTCGTCACCGACATCAGCGGTGGGCGATTGCGCTTCAAGCAGGCAACCCAGCGCAATATCTGCAAGATTCTCTCGATCGTGCCTGCTTTTGCCGGTTTTGTCGCAGCGGCGTTCACCCCCCGCAAGCAGGCACTGCACGATCTGGTCACCGGCTGCCTGGTAGTCCGCCGTCAGGTTCCTCAGGGCAACAGGAGTGTCCCGAGCACGATCGTGCTGACAAAGTAA
- a CDS encoding DUF3531 family protein encodes MQVTLREINWTDLWLWFVFEEVPAERQRLYLEQVLDAWYSLGLLGGFNASRLPLHESAEDLSLSYASYELDEEAVMPSLMHNMGDLEFEGRTARCWFDLGTSDALSLDVLINALQTLNQEYLPIEKFVVGGSEDAPPWQQEEDE; translated from the coding sequence ATGCAAGTCACCCTGCGCGAGATCAACTGGACCGATCTGTGGCTGTGGTTCGTCTTTGAGGAGGTGCCTGCCGAGCGCCAGCGCCTCTACCTTGAGCAGGTACTGGACGCCTGGTACTCGCTGGGGCTACTGGGGGGCTTCAACGCTTCGCGGCTGCCGCTGCACGAGTCGGCGGAGGATCTGAGCCTTTCTTATGCCAGCTACGAACTGGACGAGGAGGCGGTGATGCCCTCGCTGATGCACAACATGGGCGATCTGGAGTTCGAGGGGCGCACCGCCCGCTGCTGGTTCGATCTGGGTACCTCCGACGCACTCTCCCTCGACGTGCTCATCAACGCCCTGCAGACGCTGAATCAGGAGTACCTGCCCATCGAAAAATTTGTCGTCGGCGGCTCCGAGGATGCCCCACCCTGGCAGCAAGAGGAGGACGAGTAG
- a CDS encoding photosystem II high light acclimation radical SAM protein: MKKTLLHKAQKMSATRPRHERILYVRLPCNPIFPIGVVYLADHVHKRFPDVDQEIFDLGAVPPLDFARALEDKILEFQPSLLAFSWRDIQIYAPVGGRAGNPLQNAFQFFYSDNWLERLQGAIGGLHMAVDCYGELWRNLSLIRRGYAMARSLNCDARMVVGGGAVSVFYEQLAQRLPKGTIVSVGEGETLFEKLLRGEDIAGERCYIAGEEVPRTRLIHEAPTPFVKTACDYDYIERIWPQFDYYLDGDFYIGVQTKRGCPHNCIYCVYTVVEGKQVRVNPADEVIEEMRQLYERGIRNFWFTDAQFVPSKKYIPDCIELLQKIKDSGLQDIHWAGYIRADNLPPELTRLMVETGMNYLEIGVTSGSQSLVRKMRLGYNLRTVIENCRALKANGFGDLVSVNYSFNVIGETYQTIRETIAFHRELEAIFGADKVEPAIFFIGLQPHTGLEEYALKTGALRPNYDPMGFMLPWLASKLLWNPEPLGAFFGNVCLEAMRSRPDDFGRAVMDILEARLGRAPLSEALRAPVAV; the protein is encoded by the coding sequence ATGAAGAAAACACTCCTTCACAAAGCGCAAAAAATGTCCGCCACCCGTCCCCGGCACGAACGCATTCTCTACGTGCGCCTGCCCTGCAATCCGATCTTTCCGATCGGCGTCGTCTACCTGGCCGACCACGTTCACAAGCGCTTTCCCGATGTCGATCAAGAAATTTTTGATCTGGGGGCGGTACCGCCTTTAGATTTTGCGCGGGCCCTCGAGGACAAGATTCTCGAATTTCAGCCGAGCCTGCTCGCCTTTTCCTGGCGCGACATCCAGATCTATGCGCCGGTGGGGGGGCGGGCCGGCAATCCCCTCCAGAATGCCTTTCAGTTTTTCTATTCGGACAACTGGCTGGAGCGGCTGCAGGGGGCGATTGGTGGGCTGCACATGGCGGTCGATTGCTACGGAGAACTCTGGCGCAACCTCAGCTTGATCCGCCGGGGCTACGCGATGGCCCGCTCGCTCAACTGCGATGCCCGCATGGTCGTGGGAGGAGGAGCGGTTTCGGTGTTTTATGAGCAGTTAGCTCAGCGCCTGCCCAAGGGGACGATCGTCTCGGTAGGCGAAGGGGAGACGCTCTTTGAGAAGCTCCTGCGCGGCGAAGATATTGCCGGTGAGCGCTGCTATATCGCGGGTGAAGAAGTTCCCCGGACCCGGCTCATCCACGAAGCGCCCACCCCGTTTGTCAAGACCGCCTGCGACTACGACTACATCGAGCGCATCTGGCCGCAGTTTGACTATTACCTCGACGGGGACTTTTATATCGGCGTGCAGACCAAGCGCGGCTGCCCCCACAACTGCATCTACTGCGTCTACACCGTCGTCGAGGGCAAGCAGGTCCGGGTCAACCCCGCCGACGAAGTGATCGAAGAGATGCGCCAGCTCTACGAGCGGGGCATCCGCAACTTCTGGTTCACCGACGCCCAGTTTGTCCCCTCTAAAAAATACATTCCCGACTGCATCGAGCTACTGCAGAAGATCAAAGATTCTGGCCTGCAGGACATCCACTGGGCAGGCTATATCCGCGCCGACAACCTGCCGCCAGAATTGACCCGCCTGATGGTCGAGACGGGCATGAACTATCTGGAGATTGGTGTCACCTCCGGCTCGCAGTCGCTGGTGCGCAAGATGCGCCTGGGCTATAACCTGCGCACGGTGATCGAAAATTGTCGTGCCCTCAAGGCGAACGGCTTTGGGGATCTGGTGTCGGTCAACTACTCGTTTAACGTGATCGGCGAGACCTATCAGACTATCCGCGAGACGATCGCCTTTCACCGCGAACTGGAGGCGATCTTTGGGGCCGATAAAGTCGAACCGGCGATCTTCTTTATTGGCCTCCAACCCCACACGGGCCTCGAAGAGTACGCCCTCAAGACCGGTGCGCTGCGGCCCAACTACGACCCGATGGGCTTTATGCTGCCCTGGCTTGCGAGCAAACTGCTCTGGAACCCGGAACCGCTCGGCGCGTTTTTTGGCAACGTCTGTCTTGAGGCGATGCGCTCCCGGCCCGACGATTTTGGCCGGGCGGTGATGGATATTCTTGAGGCGCGGCTGGGGCGTGCGCCCCTGTCGGAGGCGTTGCGGGCACCGGTGGCGGTGTGA
- the secY gene encoding preprotein translocase subunit SecY, with the protein MTAGRDRKMSPQETFAQMASSSGLRTRLLFTLAMVVLARVGIYIPLPGVDQTAFHQATQSNALIGFLNIFAGGGFSTLGIFTLGILPYINASIIVQLLVPVFPQLEDLQKNEGEAGRRQIAQYTRYLALGWAIIQSVGLAIYIRPFVADWNPLFVIQTTLALSAGAIFVMWLSELITEKGVGNGASLLIFINIVATLPTALSQTFQLIQADSSRIAGTVILLVVFLAMIVGIVFVQEGIRRIPIISARRQVGPSRQQYQQQQTSYLPLRVNQGGVMPIIFASSLLYLPLTFAQFARNGAVDQIVSFLASGWVHTLLYMVLILFFSYFYATLIINPEDVSKNLKRMGSSIPGVRPGTATSEYIEKVMNRLTFLGAIFLSLVAIIPTAVEQGTGVTTFNGLGATSLLILVGVAIDTVKQIQTYVISQRYENMVKK; encoded by the coding sequence ATGACTGCAGGCCGTGACCGGAAGATGTCACCCCAGGAAACCTTTGCCCAGATGGCATCATCTTCGGGCCTGCGCACGCGCCTGCTCTTTACGCTGGCGATGGTGGTTCTGGCCCGCGTCGGCATCTACATTCCGCTGCCGGGAGTCGATCAGACCGCCTTTCATCAAGCTACCCAGAGTAACGCTCTCATCGGCTTTCTCAACATCTTTGCCGGGGGCGGCTTCAGCACGCTTGGCATCTTTACGCTGGGCATCCTGCCCTACATCAACGCCAGCATCATCGTCCAGTTGCTGGTACCGGTCTTTCCCCAGCTCGAAGATCTTCAAAAAAACGAGGGTGAGGCAGGCCGCCGTCAGATTGCCCAGTACACCCGCTATCTGGCTCTGGGCTGGGCGATCATCCAGAGTGTCGGTCTTGCTATCTATATCCGGCCCTTCGTCGCCGACTGGAACCCGCTGTTTGTCATCCAGACGACTCTCGCTTTGAGCGCCGGGGCGATCTTTGTCATGTGGCTCAGCGAGCTGATTACCGAAAAGGGCGTCGGTAACGGCGCATCGCTCCTGATTTTTATCAACATCGTCGCCACCCTGCCCACCGCCCTCAGCCAGACATTCCAGCTCATCCAGGCCGATTCCTCGCGCATCGCCGGGACGGTGATTTTGCTGGTGGTGTTTCTCGCCATGATCGTCGGCATCGTCTTCGTCCAAGAAGGCATCCGCCGCATCCCGATCATCTCGGCCCGCCGTCAGGTCGGTCCCAGTCGGCAGCAGTACCAGCAGCAACAGACCAGCTATCTGCCCTTGCGGGTCAACCAGGGCGGGGTGATGCCGATCATCTTTGCTTCTTCGCTTCTGTACCTGCCCCTTACCTTCGCCCAGTTTGCCCGCAATGGAGCGGTCGATCAGATCGTGAGCTTCCTGGCCAGCGGATGGGTGCATACGCTGCTGTACATGGTGCTGATCTTGTTTTTCAGCTACTTTTACGCGACGCTCATCATCAACCCCGAGGATGTCTCCAAAAATCTCAAGCGCATGGGTTCGAGCATTCCCGGCGTGCGGCCCGGCACTGCCACCTCCGAGTACATCGAGAAGGTGATGAACCGGCTCACTTTTTTGGGAGCGATCTTTCTGTCGCTGGTGGCGATTATCCCGACTGCCGTCGAGCAGGGAACCGGCGTCACCACCTTCAACGGCCTGGGAGCGACCTCGCTTTTGATCCTGGTGGGCGTCGCCATCGATACTGTCAAGCAGATCCAGACCTACGTCATCTCCCAGCGCTACGAAAACATGGTGAAAAAATAA
- a CDS encoding adenylate kinase, translating into MPIRRLILLGAPGAGKGTQAQKLMADLAIPQISTGDILRAAISRGTALGQEAKTYMERGVLVPDEVVIGLVEQRLAEADAATGWILDGFPRTPVQAEALDALLVGLGQPLEAVVLIDVPEAQLIERLTGRRSCAICKRIYHLRFNPPPPGPPYPSEHPDRPCELVQRPDDALEVVSKRQAVYRQSTEPLIAYYREQKKLQVLDGDRPPEIVYSELRRLLG; encoded by the coding sequence ATGCCGATCCGACGGCTCATCCTGCTCGGCGCGCCTGGGGCGGGCAAGGGTACCCAGGCTCAAAAACTGATGGCCGATCTCGCTATTCCCCAGATTTCGACCGGCGACATCCTGCGCGCAGCGATCAGCAGAGGCACGGCCCTGGGGCAGGAAGCGAAGACCTACATGGAGCGCGGCGTACTGGTGCCCGACGAGGTGGTGATTGGTCTGGTGGAGCAGCGGCTCGCCGAGGCGGACGCGGCTACCGGCTGGATCCTCGATGGTTTTCCGCGCACCCCCGTCCAGGCCGAGGCGCTCGATGCCCTGCTCGTGGGACTGGGCCAACCGCTCGAAGCGGTCGTTCTCATCGATGTACCCGAAGCCCAGCTCATCGAGCGGCTGACGGGCCGCCGTAGCTGCGCCATCTGTAAACGCATCTATCATCTCCGCTTCAATCCGCCACCGCCAGGACCGCCCTACCCGAGCGAGCACCCGGATCGCCCCTGCGAACTGGTGCAGCGCCCCGACGATGCGCTCGAGGTGGTGAGCAAGCGCCAGGCCGTCTACCGCCAGTCCACCGAACCGCTCATCGCCTACTACCGCGAACAAAAAAAATTACAGGTGCTCGACGGCGACCGGCCACCGGAGATTGTCTACAGTGAATTGCGCCGGTTATTGGGTTAG
- a CDS encoding RNA recognition motif domain-containing protein, protein MTLFVGNLPFSATEQEIIEAFTEYGEVKSVKIPMDRETGRPRGFAFVDLESETAEQAAIDDLDGATWNNREIRVNKAEPRRGGSGGSGGGGNRGGGGGGYRGGGGGGGNRERRY, encoded by the coding sequence GTGACTTTATTCGTGGGTAACCTGCCCTTCTCAGCCACGGAGCAGGAAATTATTGAGGCGTTCACCGAGTACGGTGAAGTCAAGTCCGTTAAAATCCCGATGGATCGTGAAACTGGCCGCCCGAGGGGTTTTGCCTTCGTCGATCTCGAATCGGAGACAGCCGAGCAGGCAGCAATCGACGATCTCGATGGGGCAACCTGGAACAACCGGGAAATCCGCGTTAACAAAGCTGAACCTCGTCGCGGCGGTAGCGGCGGCAGTGGTGGCGGTGGCAATCGCGGCGGCGGTGGCGGTGGCTATCGCGGCGGTGGCGGCGGTGGCGGCAACCGCGAACGCCGTTACTGA
- a CDS encoding TRC40/GET3/ArsA family transport-energizing ATPase: MRIILMTGKGGVGKTSMAAATGLRCAELGYRTLVLSTDPAHSLADSLDQPLGHEPRQVSENFWAAELDALVELEENWGSVKKYITQVLQARGLEGIQAEELAVLPGMDEIFSLVRVKRHYDEADFDVLIIDSAPTGTALRLLSLPEVSGWYVRKFFKPMQGIAKVLTPIFDPVARRVAGIPLPNAEVIDAPYEFYEKIEALERILTDNTLTSVRLVTNPEKMVIKESLRAHAYLSLYNVATDLVIANRIIPDDVQDPYFQRWKQSQQIYRQQIHDNFSPLPVREIPLYQEEMVGIAALERLKGDLYGESDPAAVLYVETTLKVVQEEGIYRLDLYLPGVPKSEVHLAKTGDELNIRIGNHRRNLVLPQSLAALQPNGARMQDDYLQIRFAALTR; the protein is encoded by the coding sequence ATGCGGATCATCTTGATGACGGGCAAGGGCGGCGTCGGCAAGACGAGCATGGCGGCGGCGACCGGTCTGCGTTGCGCCGAGTTGGGTTATCGGACGCTGGTGCTCTCGACGGACCCGGCGCACTCCCTCGCCGACTCCCTCGATCAGCCTCTCGGGCATGAACCCAGGCAGGTGAGTGAAAATTTTTGGGCAGCGGAACTGGACGCCCTCGTCGAGCTGGAAGAAAACTGGGGTTCGGTCAAAAAGTACATCACCCAGGTACTCCAGGCACGGGGACTCGAAGGGATCCAGGCGGAGGAGCTGGCGGTTTTGCCGGGGATGGACGAAATCTTTTCGCTGGTGCGCGTCAAGCGGCACTACGACGAAGCGGATTTTGACGTACTCATCATCGACTCGGCACCGACCGGCACCGCTCTGCGCCTGCTCAGCCTGCCGGAGGTGTCCGGTTGGTACGTGCGCAAGTTCTTCAAGCCGATGCAGGGCATTGCCAAGGTGCTCACCCCCATCTTTGACCCGGTGGCGCGGCGGGTGGCAGGTATTCCCCTGCCCAACGCCGAGGTGATCGACGCGCCCTACGAATTTTACGAAAAGATCGAGGCGCTCGAGCGCATTCTCACCGACAACACCCTGACCTCGGTGCGCCTGGTCACCAATCCCGAAAAGATGGTGATCAAAGAATCCCTGCGCGCCCACGCCTACTTGAGCCTCTACAACGTCGCCACCGACCTTGTGATCGCCAACCGGATCATCCCCGACGACGTACAGGATCCTTACTTTCAGCGCTGGAAACAATCGCAGCAGATCTACCGGCAGCAGATCCACGACAACTTTTCTCCCCTGCCGGTGCGCGAGATCCCCCTCTATCAAGAAGAAATGGTCGGTATCGCCGCCCTTGAACGCCTCAAAGGTGATCTCTACGGCGAGAGCGATCCGGCGGCGGTGCTGTACGTCGAGACAACCTTAAAGGTGGTTCAAGAAGAAGGGATCTACCGCCTCGATCTCTACCTGCCCGGCGTGCCCAAGTCGGAGGTGCATCTGGCCAAGACCGGCGACGAACTCAACATTCGTATCGGCAACCATCGCCGCAACCTTGTGCTGCCGCAGTCGCTCGCTGCTCTGCAACCGAACGGTGCCCGGATGCAGGACGACTACCTGCAGATTCGTTTTGCGGCGCTCACCAGATGA
- a CDS encoding energy transducer TonB, which yields MNARPKGAVQPDYPEIAQQNNWEGKVIVKAYINADGSVGEVQVVRSSGHAELDQAAIEAVKRTRFEPAHRGEEAVAAWVRVPITFSLQ from the coding sequence GTGAATGCGCGGCCCAAAGGAGCGGTGCAGCCGGACTATCCGGAGATAGCCCAGCAGAACAACTGGGAAGGCAAGGTGATCGTCAAGGCGTACATCAACGCGGACGGGAGTGTGGGGGAGGTGCAGGTGGTGCGTTCGTCTGGTCATGCAGAGTTGGACCAGGCGGCAATCGAGGCGGTGAAGCGGACGCGCTTTGAGCCAGCGCATCGTGGGGAAGAAGCGGTAGCGGCGTGGGTGCGGGTGCCCATCACCTTCTCCCTCCAGTAG
- a CDS encoding ExbD/TolR family protein, which yields MSVKFSGSEDDGSVAGEINVVPLIDVLFAILTFFVLASIFLTRQQGLNMPLPKATAAITNQFNEQVTLSVTRDGKFFLNKDPIDKKSIGPAIKAILDKDPNRLVVIAGDKRVHYRFVVDILDELRQVNATRIAMATDVK from the coding sequence ATGTCAGTTAAATTCAGCGGCAGTGAAGACGATGGCAGCGTCGCCGGTGAGATCAACGTCGTTCCGCTGATTGACGTTCTATTTGCGATCTTGACGTTCTTCGTGCTCGCTTCGATCTTCCTGACCCGGCAACAGGGGCTCAACATGCCTCTACCAAAGGCGACCGCAGCGATTACCAACCAGTTCAACGAACAGGTCACCCTGTCAGTCACCAGGGATGGCAAGTTCTTTCTCAACAAGGATCCGATCGATAAAAAAAGTATCGGTCCGGCGATCAAAGCTATCCTTGACAAAGACCCGAACCGGCTGGTGGTGATCGCCGGTGACAAGCGCGTCCACTATCGTTTTGTTGTAGACATTCTCGATGAGCTAAGACAGGTCAATGCAACCCGGATCGCTATGGCAACAGACGTCAAGTAG
- a CDS encoding MotA/TolQ/ExbB proton channel family protein: MAVIEWFFRGGIVMYPMLLLSLISLAIIIERILYWTRLLPRQKAFVEQAFADERWQPEQLRKLINENADIPLGRIFGSALSIKTDDETAFRLALEGAAKGEIPKLKRFVSVLDTIVTLSPLLGLLGTVLGLINSFASLGLGTENSSKGLEVAGGISEALIATATGMIVALVTLIFASTFRALARRQVTLMETAGTQLELRWRMAGGRALSNVS, encoded by the coding sequence ATGGCAGTAATCGAATGGTTTTTTCGCGGCGGCATCGTCATGTACCCGATGCTGCTCTTGTCATTGATTTCGCTGGCGATCATCATCGAGCGCATCCTCTACTGGACAAGGCTGTTGCCCAGGCAAAAAGCCTTCGTCGAACAAGCCTTCGCTGACGAGCGCTGGCAACCGGAGCAACTGCGAAAGCTGATAAACGAAAACGCAGACATTCCCCTTGGCCGCATCTTCGGCTCGGCACTGTCGATCAAGACCGACGACGAGACTGCTTTTCGCCTGGCTCTCGAAGGGGCAGCCAAAGGCGAGATTCCCAAGCTCAAGCGCTTTGTCTCGGTGCTGGACACGATTGTGACGCTCTCGCCTTTGTTGGGTTTGTTGGGGACGGTGCTGGGTCTGATTAACTCGTTTGCGTCGTTGGGTCTGGGCACCGAGAATTCCAGCAAGGGTCTGGAGGTGGCTGGGGGCATCTCCGAGGCGTTGATAGCGACGGCGACGGGGATGATCGTGGCGCTGGTGACGCTTATTTTTGCGAGTACGTTTCGGGCGTTGGCTCGTCGTCAGGTGACGCTGATGGAGACGGCGGGTACACAGTTGGAGTTGCGCTGGCGGATGGCAGGCGGGAGGGCACTGAGCAATGTCAGTTAA